The sequence CCGCTGAGTTCCTCAGAGGTGGACGAACTCATCCACAAGGCGGACGAGGTCACGCTGAACGAGGCGGGGTCAGTGGTTGGGGCAGTAGAAACCCGGGGGCCATCAGAAGAGGCTGTCCGGACCACGCCCTCCAGGCGGGAGATCACTGGCGTTCAGGCCCAGCCTGGGGAGGCCACCTCGGGCCCGCCTGGCATCCAGCCTGGCCAGGAGCCCCCAGTCACCATGATCTTCATGGGCTACCAGAATGTGGAGGATGAGGCCGAGACCCAGAAGGTGCTGGGTTTGCAGGACACCATCACAGCAGAGCTGGTGGTCATCGAGGATGCAGCCGAGCCCAAGGAGCCTGCCCCGCCCAACGGCAGTGCGGCCGAGCCCCCCGCCACTGAGGGCTCCAGGGAAGAGAACCAGGTGGGGCCTGAGGCCCCTGCCACCGAGCCCCAGGACCTCGACATGAAGAAGCAGCGCTGTAAATGCTGCTCCATCATGTGACCTGCCTGGCTCCCCCAGaccctggccctgccctctgTACCAGACACCCACAGCCCGGCCCTCCCGGTGCCTGCCCACCCTCCACCCACAGTCACAGGCCCAGGACCTGCCGTGTTGTCACGTGTTCCTTCCGAGTTTTCTTTCACTGGAAAGAGAGGGACAGGGGTCCCCCATCCCATcaccaccccccacacaccctAAACCACTGAGCCGTGCACCCACGCCTGGTAGGAGAGACACGAACACACCTGCTTCTCCCCAAACGAGGGCCTCCCATGTCACGGCAGCTCCTGGCCGGTGTGACCCAGGGCCTCAACGTGGCCCCATGCCAGCCCACCTCCCTCTGGGCCTCCTGCCTGTGCCTTCCTGCCCCCTCCAATGACGTCCCTGAGGGGACAACCCCCCAGgagagggaccctgggagccaggggtcctgggagcctgcaCTGTCCCCGCTCAGCCTCTGTGGCAGGGTTCCCAGGCCAAGGCGCCTGGTCAGGATCTCGGGCAACTGAGGTGAGGCTGTGCCTCTCCAGGGAGCCCCAGCTCAAGGTCTTGGGATGAACATGAGCCCCTCTGGACCCCCCCAGCCAATGCGCCCCTCCCCTCAGTGCTCTCTTTGGGCACAGCCAGCGGGCGATGGAACATGGGAAGTGGGCACCCTGGGACCACGCCCCCCCACTCAGGCAGGGTGTGACTCCTGTGCTGTCTTCCGGCCGGGCTGGGCCAGGGGTCTTCGAGATGCATCCTGCACAAGGCAGGGCCATGCAAGCCCCATCCTGAGCTCCCACTCCCACTGGGCCCCCCTATCCTCCTGGTGCTAATTTGGGGACCCTAGGGGACTGCCCCTGGCCCCTTTTCCAGCCTGCTTGGACCAGGGTCCCGGGTATCCCCTACCATACCACAGAGATTGGGCCCACCGCCAGCTCTGCTGGGCTTGGCGCATTCCGGGCAGTGGAGGAGGGCACCCTGCTCGCCTGGGACAGGGAGCTTCCCCTGGATTGCAGCTGGAGACCTCCATTTGCTGCCCAGCCTGATGTGCACCTGCCTCCCCCACACTGAAAGGGGTGAGAGGCGGGGGGCTCCCCTCCTGGGGGTAGCTGACACCAAGATGTACAGACACATCTGCTTGGTTGCAGCCGCACTTGTCCCCAGAGGCAAATTCGTGCACATGCTCACAGGCCCTCTCGTGTGTGGGCTGCGGATGACCAGGCCCCATCTTGGCCCCTCCCCTGGGGGCCTGCAGCCTGGTGCCCACGGCCCAGGCTCCTCCCCACCTCAGAAGGGTGGGTGCAGGGCCCACTCTGGATGGCAGCCTGGGTCCCCGTCTCAGCTCCGCCCCTGGGTGGCTGGGATGAGAGGTCCTCTCTGAGGTGACCTGAGTAGTGGCCGTGGGACCCCCCTTTCTCCTCGAGTTCACCCGAGTCCTCGAGCCGTGAGCCTCCGCTAAAGTGCCCTTGCTGCCCCCCTCTGCTTTCAATGTGTGATGAGGCCCCATGTTCTTGACTTTCCCAGAGAAGCAAATAAACAGTGTGAACAGCCCCAGGGCTGGAATTCTTGAGTTTCACCTGGGCGGGGAGGGTGCGGCCAGGCCAGAGGTTGTGGCCCTGCCCAGGCAAGGCGGTCCAGCCTTAAAAGGAGCCTGGTAGAGCCCAGGGGAGCTGGTGTCTCCTGTCTGCGGCTCTGCATCCATCAGACTCACGCCAGTGCGGTGGGTAGGGGTGTTGGTGGAGTCCCTGCCTGCACCTGTGTGGCACCTGGGCCGGTAAGGCCTGGAGGTAAGGGGGCTGCTTCCCATGGTGCGACTTGGCTTCTGTTTTCTTGGGGCCCTCAGGTTCCACGCCTGCCCACCCCACCTTGATTGTGAGGCTGCTGTTTACTGGGCTCACAGTCCCCTGGGGACAGACACCCTCAAGCTTGGCAGAGAAGCTGGTTCCTGGCAAACAGACGGGGACATGGGGCAGAAGCTGCTGGCCCCACTTCTCTCACTACATAATCTGGGTAGGAGTGGCCACCCCTTCTGGGCCTTGGCTTGCCCACCTGTACAGCGGCTGTGTGAGTCCTGCGGGGGAGGTCGCCCCGGTCTGGGATCAGGAGTGCCCCGGCATGTGGGGTGATCCAGTCTCCACCCTTCCCCTGCACTGCGAGCAGCCCTGCCAGACTCGCAGCTGGAGGCACATCGGATGGAAGaagagactgaggttcagagggGGCCCACAGCTGGCCAAGGGGCAGGTCAGGACAGAGATTCCCATCCCCCACCGCCCACCACCCCAGCCAGGAACAGAAGCCCAGCCCACTGTGTACCCTTCCCTGTGGACCAACCACAGCACCCAGTGGGCTGATTCTCCCGCAGACTCAGGGGCCCTGTGGTGAAAGCAGGTCCTCTGCACCTCGGCCAAGGATCAGACACCACAGCCATGTGCTGGGAACACCTGCCTCCACCTTGAGCCTCAGTGTGCCTGGGCCCCAACCATCCCAAAGCTTTCGGACACCTTTATGTCCTCATTTGGCCATTTATTGGAAGTGGGCTGGGGGGCGTCCCCCCATCCTGTGATGTCCcctgcttcctggaggaagatgGGCTCAGAGTGGTTAAGTGGGATTTGAATTTAAACCCAGCTAAATCCCCAGAGACTAGGACGCTGGGCTGGTCCCAGTAAGGATCTCTCAGGAGAAATGGCCCCAGAGTGTGGGCTGAGCCAGGTGGCCTGGGTGGGGGTTTGGACTTGGACCTGCCTCTGAGGAACAGCAGCTGGCTCATGCACCAGCCCTGTGACCTGCCCCTCTCAGACAGATGGCCCCTCTCTGAGCGATGCTGGGAGGCGGTGGGGAGGCCCAGAGGGTTTAGGGGTGAGTTCTGGCTCGGGCTTTGTGGGCTGGGGCCTTGGGTGCCAGGGGGCAGTGCAGCGTGGCTCAGCAGCCACCCTCCCTCTGCAGCGGTGtcgtctttctcttcctcctctgaacTTTGTTTCTCGAGCCCAGGTGGGGCCTAGGAGGAGGGGGTGCACCTGCTTCCCGGGGTGGGGCCCTGTTCCCTAGCAACCCGGGCCAGGGCGAGGCTGGGAGGCCTCTGTGCCAGCCAGGAAGCCAGAGCCAGGCTTGGAGTCTGTGGGGCTGAGAGCGCGGGTGAGGCTGGGGCAAAGGAGGGTGGGATGGACActaaggtggggggtggggagtgggagtcTTGCTTGGGTGGGGAGCTCTGCTTTTGGCATGGGGGTTTGTGTGTCATCGGCACCTTCTGACCCCAGTGGGTCCCTCCGGGTACAGGGAGGAAGTCCtcatccccaccccagccacctcTGGGTTCAATGGGCTTCCAGGAACTGGGGGTCCTCCCCTCGCTCTGAGCCCCCTGGCTGGATCTGAGGCTGGTCTATGTCCTTCCCATGCTGCCCCTGCCCAGGGGAGCAGAGGCCAGTCCCTGAGCTTTACCAGGGGCCCAGTCTCTACCCTGGTCTTCAGGACCCCAAATCCATTGGCCCTGAACCCTGACCCTCTAAGGAAGGGGCCTGATCACACCCCTGGGGCCAGAGGCACAGCTCACCCCCGCTGATTCTGGGAATTCGGGGGTTTCTGGAGAGACGCTTAGCACCAGCCAGAGACTTGCTTGGGGAGGG is a genomic window of Ovis canadensis isolate MfBH-ARS-UI-01 breed Bighorn chromosome 5, ARS-UI_OviCan_v2, whole genome shotgun sequence containing:
- the PALM gene encoding paralemmin-1 isoform X3 — encoded protein: MRRQMQEDEQKARHLEESISRLEQEIEELENTDALPTAAARGSVAAPSPAPGPAPSPAPEDQRAEAVPNSQQTPVGTPKEKQISNTPLRTVDGSTMMKAAMYSVEITVEKDKVTGETRVLSSTTVLPRELLPQGIKVYEDETKVVHAMDGTAENGIHPLSSSEVDELIHKADEVTLNEAGSVVGAVETRGPSEEAVRTTPSRREITGVQAQPGEATSGPPGIQPGQEPPVTMIFMGYQNVEDEAETQKVLGLQDTITAELVVIEDAAEPKEPAPPNGSAAEPPATEGSREENQVGPEAPATEPQDLDMKKQRCKCCSIM